One window of Corynebacterium accolens genomic DNA carries:
- a CDS encoding MogA/MoaB family molybdenum cofactor biosynthesis protein, producing MSSARTAIVLVASTRAAAGVYEDRSGPIAVDFLRRKGFDCPDARVIPDADIAAAVDQAFAEKPAVILTSGGTGLTPDDLTVDAVQPHLTRELPGIAMAFWNKGLENIPTAVASRAVAGVNDTTFAMTLPGSTGGVKDGCAVLDELIVHIVDMLEGKHEH from the coding sequence ATGAGTTCTGCTCGCACCGCCATTGTTTTGGTCGCCTCCACCCGCGCCGCCGCCGGGGTCTACGAGGATCGCTCGGGCCCCATCGCGGTAGATTTCTTGCGCCGCAAGGGCTTCGACTGCCCTGATGCCCGCGTGATTCCCGATGCCGATATCGCCGCAGCGGTGGACCAGGCCTTCGCCGAAAAGCCCGCGGTCATCCTCACCTCCGGCGGAACCGGCCTGACCCCGGATGACCTCACCGTCGATGCCGTTCAGCCCCACCTCACGCGGGAGCTTCCCGGCATCGCCATGGCCTTTTGGAATAAGGGCCTGGAGAATATCCCCACCGCGGTGGCCTCGCGCGCGGTGGCAGGAGTCAATGACACCACCTTTGCCATGACCCTGCCCGGTTCTACAGGCGGGGTCAAAGATGGGTGCGCCGTGCTAGATGAATTAATCGTCCACATCGTCGATATGTTAGAAGGAAAACATGAGCACTGA
- a CDS encoding molybdopterin molybdotransferase MoeA: MRTPETHAHEVAAALGPRQVISRPLGQAQEMVLAADVYAAFPSPRFSNSQMDGYALPATAAGSYEVGPTIAAGANPTELLDGPLHTACPIMTGAKVPEGTASIVPIEKCQPQEFLQPGETITVPATEEGQFIRGTGTDLQQGVLLAAKGEKLTPVRLAALASQGIEEVSVYRPARILVCTGGAEIGTGVAAIPDANAPLISAMAHRAGIEVAGYVTTDDDPEVLTRALEEATQDYHPDAIVTSGGISAGKYEVIRQVLTGWFGHVDQQPGGPQGIASFHGTPVICLPGNPISTMVSFRLFVAPTLGWAPAAYRVPIAHAIEGLPHKDQFRRGYAGAQARVTGGASSHLLAQAVDATHLIRIPAGKSLSAGEEVKVYPL, from the coding sequence ATGCGCACTCCCGAAACCCACGCACACGAGGTCGCGGCAGCCCTCGGCCCGCGCCAAGTCATCTCCCGGCCCTTAGGGCAGGCACAGGAGATGGTCCTTGCCGCCGATGTCTATGCCGCCTTCCCCTCACCGCGCTTTAGCAATTCCCAGATGGATGGCTACGCGCTGCCCGCCACCGCAGCCGGATCGTACGAGGTGGGCCCCACCATCGCCGCCGGCGCGAATCCCACCGAGCTGCTGGATGGCCCCTTGCACACCGCCTGCCCCATCATGACCGGAGCCAAGGTTCCAGAGGGCACGGCATCCATCGTGCCGATTGAAAAATGCCAGCCGCAGGAATTCCTCCAGCCAGGCGAGACCATTACAGTTCCGGCCACCGAGGAGGGCCAATTCATCCGCGGTACGGGCACGGACCTCCAGCAGGGCGTTCTCCTGGCCGCCAAGGGCGAGAAGCTCACTCCGGTGCGCCTGGCCGCGCTGGCCTCCCAGGGCATCGAGGAGGTCAGCGTTTATCGCCCCGCCCGCATCCTCGTCTGTACCGGTGGCGCGGAAATTGGTACGGGTGTTGCTGCTATTCCCGATGCCAATGCGCCGCTGATTTCCGCTATGGCCCACCGCGCCGGCATCGAGGTCGCCGGATACGTCACCACCGATGATGATCCAGAGGTGCTCACCCGCGCGCTGGAGGAGGCCACGCAGGACTACCACCCCGATGCCATCGTCACCTCCGGCGGGATTTCCGCAGGTAAATACGAGGTCATCCGGCAGGTGCTCACCGGCTGGTTTGGCCACGTGGATCAGCAGCCCGGCGGGCCGCAGGGCATCGCCAGTTTCCATGGCACCCCGGTCATCTGCTTGCCCGGCAATCCGATATCCACCATGGTGAGCTTCCGCCTCTTTGTCGCCCCCACCCTGGGCTGGGCGCCCGCGGCATATCGCGTACCAATCGCGCACGCCATCGAGGGCCTACCCCACAAGGATCAATTCCGCCGCGGGTACGCTGGTGCGCAGGCCCGGGTTACCGGCGGCGCTAGTTCCCACCTGCTGGCCCAAGCCGTCGATGCCACCCACCTCATCCGCATTCCTGCTGGTAAGAGCCTCAGCGCAGGAGAAGAAGTAAAGGTCTATCCCCTATGA
- a CDS encoding MoaD/ThiS family protein, translating into MLTVHYFAAARAAAGVASEQVKAPTTLGQLIEQLGKDHTGTTEAGMSMKEVLGRCNFLIDGAGNTQADSPLMGVSRVDVLPPFAGG; encoded by the coding sequence ATGTTGACCGTTCACTATTTCGCCGCCGCTCGTGCCGCGGCTGGCGTTGCTTCGGAGCAGGTAAAAGCGCCCACCACCTTAGGCCAGCTCATAGAGCAGCTGGGTAAGGACCACACCGGCACCACCGAGGCCGGCATGAGCATGAAAGAGGTGCTGGGGCGCTGTAATTTTCTTATCGATGGCGCCGGGAACACCCAAGCGGACTCGCCGCTTATGGGCGTTTCCCGCGTTGACGTGCTGCCACCCTTCGCCGGGGGATAA
- a CDS encoding phage holin family protein, with protein MRSLTNFALNVVAIAIAFWVVVGIIPGIYITPDKLGNFIAVAIVFIIINAVVMPVLRFIGAPLTCLTLGLFALVINGAALLIVEWTLNTFDLGIGHLVVNSWGSAIFGAIILSLVSSLVNFFTSPLRKPV; from the coding sequence ATGCGTTCGTTGACCAATTTTGCCCTCAACGTGGTCGCCATCGCGATTGCGTTCTGGGTCGTAGTGGGCATTATTCCCGGGATTTATATCACCCCGGATAAGCTGGGCAATTTCATTGCCGTGGCCATCGTTTTCATCATCATTAACGCGGTGGTCATGCCCGTGCTGCGTTTTATCGGCGCCCCGCTGACCTGCCTTACTCTGGGTCTATTCGCGCTCGTCATCAATGGCGCCGCCCTGCTGATCGTGGAGTGGACGCTTAATACCTTTGACTTAGGAATTGGCCACCTCGTGGTCAATTCCTGGGGCTCTGCAATCTTCGGCGCCATCATCTTGTCCCTGGTCAGCAGCCTGGTGAATTTCTTTACCAGCCCGCTGCGCAAGCCGGTTTAA
- the hisC gene encoding histidinol-phosphate transaminase, which yields MIRSDLRAIPGYVPGARHDDALKLSSNEATQPPLPEAAEAMARAAAEANRYPDIAATELREDLAEHLGVSFDQVAVGTGSSALCQQLVQITTTPGEEVIFPWRSFEAYPIFAQVVGARPIPVPLDADQRVDLAAMAEKITVDTRLIFVCNPNNPSGTTVTKAEFAEFMDAVPSDVLVALDEAYIEYNRNADTPLGTELFGAYPNVVFLRTFSKAYGLAGVRVGYAYGPEDVIAALNKVAIPFSINAVAQAGARAALAAQDSLRERTEETCGQRQRVEKELAEWGVPHSEANHVWLPAANIERLGTPQELAARLATRGVLVRAFSEGIRITITTKEETNALLRAWNDTVGG from the coding sequence ATGATTCGCTCCGACTTACGCGCCATCCCTGGCTACGTGCCCGGCGCGCGCCACGATGATGCCCTCAAGCTGTCTTCTAATGAAGCCACGCAGCCGCCGCTGCCTGAGGCCGCCGAGGCTATGGCCCGCGCCGCAGCCGAGGCCAATCGCTACCCGGATATCGCAGCCACCGAGTTGCGTGAGGATCTGGCCGAGCACTTAGGCGTGAGCTTTGACCAGGTTGCGGTGGGCACGGGTTCTTCCGCGCTGTGCCAACAATTGGTACAGATCACCACCACACCCGGTGAAGAAGTGATCTTCCCGTGGCGTTCCTTCGAGGCTTATCCCATCTTTGCCCAGGTGGTGGGCGCACGCCCCATTCCGGTTCCGCTCGATGCGGATCAGCGCGTGGATTTGGCCGCGATGGCGGAGAAGATTACCGTGGATACGCGCCTAATTTTCGTCTGCAATCCGAATAATCCTTCCGGCACTACCGTGACTAAGGCGGAGTTCGCCGAATTTATGGACGCGGTGCCAAGCGATGTCCTCGTTGCCCTCGATGAGGCCTATATCGAATACAACCGGAATGCCGATACCCCGCTGGGCACCGAGCTTTTTGGCGCTTACCCCAACGTGGTCTTCCTGCGGACCTTCTCCAAGGCCTATGGTTTGGCTGGGGTGCGCGTGGGCTATGCCTATGGCCCAGAAGACGTCATCGCGGCGCTGAATAAAGTAGCGATTCCGTTTTCCATCAATGCCGTGGCCCAAGCCGGTGCCCGCGCCGCGTTAGCAGCACAGGATTCGCTGCGCGAGCGCACCGAAGAGACTTGTGGGCAGCGCCAGCGCGTGGAAAAGGAACTGGCAGAGTGGGGCGTTCCTCACTCGGAGGCCAACCACGTATGGCTGCCGGCGGCGAATATTGAAAGGCTAGGAACGCCGCAGGAATTAGCCGCACGCCTGGCCACACGCGGCGTGCTCGTCCGCGCCTTTAGCGAAGGCATACGCATTACCATTACAACTAAGGAAGAAACTAACGCCCTGCTTCGGGCGTGGAACGATACCGTAGGAGGCTAA
- a CDS encoding NUDIX domain-containing protein, whose protein sequence is MIEVAAIVFRNSFGHVLGVRKASSTKFQLPGGKLEEGESPVQAAAREAEEEIGVQVRLPELTELGTFSAPAANEPGQTVRGHIFTYPRPVIAHAAAEIAETAWIDPAAPQCELADLLRSEVFPAL, encoded by the coding sequence ATGATTGAAGTCGCAGCCATCGTTTTCCGCAATTCCTTTGGCCACGTGCTTGGCGTACGCAAGGCCTCATCCACGAAGTTCCAGCTGCCGGGCGGCAAGCTAGAAGAAGGAGAAAGCCCAGTCCAGGCCGCTGCGCGCGAGGCGGAAGAAGAAATCGGCGTGCAGGTACGCCTACCTGAACTTACCGAGCTCGGCACCTTCAGCGCCCCCGCCGCCAATGAGCCAGGCCAGACCGTCCGCGGGCATATCTTTACCTACCCGCGCCCCGTCATCGCCCACGCCGCGGCCGAAATCGCAGAAACCGCCTGGATCGATCCCGCCGCCCCGCAGTGCGAGCTTGCTGATCTCCTGCGCAGCGAGGTTTTTCCGGCGCTGTAA
- a CDS encoding YidH family protein, producing MSDSRFPRSVFGVGSDPDPRFTLANERTFLAWIRTSLALIAGGVALEAFDVPLPATLRAVVSAFMLVVAIVLPVVAWVQWKRAERALRQQRPLPFSIAIPVLVGTIVVIAAVLLVGELLA from the coding sequence ATGAGCGATTCGAGGTTTCCCCGCTCGGTATTTGGGGTAGGAAGTGACCCTGATCCGCGTTTTACGCTGGCGAATGAGCGCACCTTCCTCGCATGGATCCGCACCTCGCTCGCGCTGATTGCCGGGGGAGTGGCCTTGGAAGCTTTCGACGTGCCGCTGCCGGCGACGCTGCGCGCGGTGGTCTCCGCATTCATGCTGGTGGTGGCGATTGTGCTGCCGGTAGTCGCGTGGGTGCAATGGAAGCGGGCTGAGCGCGCCTTGCGGCAACAGCGCCCGTTGCCCTTCAGCATCGCCATCCCGGTGCTTGTGGGCACCATCGTCGTTATCGCGGCTGTCCTGCTGGTAGGCGAGCTACTTGCCTAG
- a CDS encoding DUF202 domain-containing protein gives MPSPQQHGELFDPGLQPERTRLSWQRTILALAVILLGVMRVVSVSVFLPLLALAAGVLVLIVAVRKRASLVDASLRTHRHLPGATVLASSAGLVSLLAAFALWGVFA, from the coding sequence TTGCCTAGCCCGCAGCAACATGGGGAGCTCTTTGACCCCGGCTTGCAGCCCGAGCGCACCCGCCTATCGTGGCAGCGCACTATCCTCGCGCTGGCGGTGATACTCCTAGGGGTCATGCGGGTGGTCAGCGTCAGCGTGTTTCTCCCGTTGCTGGCGCTCGCGGCTGGTGTGCTGGTGCTGATAGTGGCGGTGCGGAAGCGGGCATCGCTTGTCGATGCCTCCCTACGCACCCACCGCCACCTCCCCGGCGCCACCGTCTTGGCCAGTAGCGCGGGGCTGGTCTCCCTGCTTGCGGCCTTTGCCTTGTGGGGTGTTTTTGCCTAA
- the mgtE gene encoding magnesium transporter encodes MADTTEQASDTVEAWLKQDSAIDPQKAPRLQALLDEVPLQELIAIVERQNAIRAALALRLLPRRKSIVVFDALDAKHQADIIDELGNADVYEFFDELEPEDRVALLDELPAEIADRLLRSLTKSKRDVTGVVLGYTKGSVGRRMSPEVPGIHPEMSVEEALRTLRAKADELETIYAVPITRADRRLVGVVTLREIFTAKEGTTIGDIMQSPIYANANDDAEETARWFLPLDILALPIVDDSDRLVGLLTWDDAIDIVEAEDSEDSARAGGTEALQQPYLSTPLLKLVKSRIVWLLVLAVSALLTVRVLDAFEDTLAQAVVLSLFIPLLTGTGGNTGNQAATTVTRALALGDVRGRDLLAVLWRELRVGMLLGAVLGLAGLGLATVVYGVDIGLVIGSTLFLICSISATVGGLMPIVAKTIGADPAVFSNPFISTFCDATGLIIYFLIAKSVLGL; translated from the coding sequence ATGGCGGATACTACTGAGCAGGCCAGCGATACGGTCGAGGCATGGTTGAAGCAGGATTCTGCCATTGACCCACAAAAAGCGCCCCGCTTGCAGGCGCTGCTGGATGAGGTTCCGCTGCAGGAGCTTATCGCCATCGTCGAGCGGCAAAATGCCATTCGCGCCGCGCTGGCACTGCGCTTGTTGCCGCGGCGTAAATCCATCGTGGTATTTGATGCCTTGGACGCCAAGCACCAAGCCGATATCATCGATGAGCTGGGCAATGCTGATGTCTATGAGTTCTTCGATGAACTCGAGCCGGAAGACCGCGTGGCCCTGTTGGATGAGTTGCCGGCGGAAATAGCGGACCGGCTGCTGCGCTCGCTTACCAAATCGAAGCGGGATGTCACCGGGGTTGTCCTGGGCTATACCAAGGGCTCGGTGGGCCGCCGCATGTCGCCCGAGGTCCCCGGCATCCATCCAGAAATGAGCGTGGAGGAAGCGCTGCGGACCCTGCGCGCGAAAGCCGATGAGCTGGAAACCATCTATGCGGTGCCCATCACCCGCGCGGATCGCCGCCTAGTGGGCGTGGTGACGCTGCGGGAGATTTTTACCGCGAAGGAGGGCACCACGATTGGGGACATCATGCAAAGCCCCATCTACGCCAATGCCAATGATGATGCGGAAGAAACCGCCAGGTGGTTCCTGCCGCTCGATATTTTGGCATTGCCCATCGTGGATGATTCGGACCGCCTGGTAGGGCTTTTGACCTGGGATGATGCCATTGACATCGTCGAGGCCGAGGATAGCGAGGACTCCGCGCGCGCCGGTGGTACCGAGGCTCTGCAGCAGCCGTACCTGTCCACGCCGCTATTGAAGCTGGTGAAGTCCCGCATCGTGTGGCTGCTGGTTCTGGCGGTATCCGCGCTGTTGACCGTGCGGGTCCTAGACGCCTTCGAGGACACCTTGGCGCAGGCCGTGGTGCTATCGCTGTTTATCCCGTTGCTGACCGGTACCGGCGGCAATACGGGAAACCAGGCAGCAACGACGGTGACCCGTGCGCTGGCGCTTGGCGATGTCCGCGGGCGCGACCTCCTCGCCGTCCTCTGGCGCGAGCTCCGCGTGGGCATGCTGCTTGGTGCCGTATTGGGCTTGGCCGGACTTGGACTGGCAACGGTGGTCTACGGCGTGGATATTGGCCTAGTCATTGGTTCGACGCTGTTTTTAATCTGCTCCATATCCGCCACGGTGGGAGGGCTAATGCCCATCGTTGCGAAGACCATTGGCGCGGACCCTGCCGTATTTTCCAATCCGTTCATCTCCACGTTCTGTGATGCCACGGGGCTGATCATTTATTTCCTCATCGCCAAGTCGGTGCTCGGGCTATAA
- a CDS encoding SLC13 family permease, which yields MTTPHTHESTAQSEGAEDPGAPRNEWRRQFIGLFIGLALAILVFFIFPSNAIDTVQQSTGVDEEADYTLSAIRTVAAVTILMGVWWMTEAIPLAATALIPLVIFPLASVGTIKEVGAPYASATIFLFMGGFLIALSLQRWNLHRRFALYVVKLIGTSPRRLILGFMLATGFLSMWVSNTATAVVMLPIGTSVLALTAETVGGWDKQKKFATALMLGIAYSASIGSLGTLIGTPPNAFLNAYMADTWDVTLGFGRWMAVGVPLALTFLLIAWVLLITIFKPEMTEIPGGRELINEEIKALGPWTRPQIMTGIIFVLAALAWVSLPIILGDFDNYDDAIVGIAAGILLFILPADSERRIRLLDWKTANEMPWDVLLLFGGGLSLSSAFNSSGLSLWIGEMAKGLSVLPIVLIVAAVATLVLFLTEITSNTATAATFIPIMGGVAVGVGLTGEGDINVLLLTIPVALAATSAFMLPVATPPNAIAYGSGYVKIGEMIKGGVGLNIIGIFLITLTVFLLAVPIFGLTV from the coding sequence ATGACCACCCCGCATACTCACGAATCTACCGCCCAATCAGAGGGCGCTGAGGATCCCGGTGCCCCACGCAATGAATGGCGCCGCCAATTCATTGGCCTTTTCATTGGCCTCGCCCTGGCCATCCTCGTATTTTTCATCTTCCCCTCGAATGCCATCGATACTGTCCAGCAGTCCACCGGCGTGGATGAGGAAGCCGATTACACGCTAAGCGCCATCCGCACCGTTGCGGCGGTGACCATCCTCATGGGCGTGTGGTGGATGACTGAGGCCATCCCGCTGGCTGCCACCGCGCTGATTCCGCTGGTCATCTTCCCGCTCGCTAGCGTGGGAACCATTAAGGAAGTCGGCGCACCGTATGCCTCTGCCACCATTTTCTTGTTCATGGGTGGCTTCCTTATCGCGCTCTCGCTGCAGCGCTGGAACCTGCACCGCCGCTTTGCGCTTTATGTGGTAAAGCTCATCGGCACCTCGCCGCGCCGCCTCATTTTGGGCTTCATGCTGGCCACCGGCTTTTTGTCCATGTGGGTATCGAATACCGCAACGGCCGTCGTCATGCTGCCGATTGGTACGTCCGTGCTGGCGCTTACCGCAGAGACCGTTGGCGGTTGGGATAAGCAGAAGAAATTTGCCACCGCCCTCATGCTGGGCATCGCGTACTCCGCTTCCATCGGTTCGCTGGGTACCCTGATTGGTACCCCGCCGAATGCGTTCTTGAACGCGTACATGGCCGATACCTGGGACGTTACCCTCGGCTTTGGCCGCTGGATGGCCGTCGGCGTGCCGCTGGCGCTAACCTTCCTGCTCATCGCATGGGTGCTGTTGATTACCATCTTCAAGCCGGAAATGACCGAAATTCCCGGCGGCCGTGAGCTGATCAATGAAGAGATCAAAGCGCTCGGCCCATGGACCCGCCCGCAGATCATGACCGGCATCATTTTCGTCCTGGCCGCGCTGGCTTGGGTATCGCTGCCTATTATCCTTGGTGACTTTGATAACTACGATGACGCCATCGTCGGTATTGCCGCAGGCATCCTCTTGTTTATCTTGCCGGCCGACTCGGAGCGCCGTATTCGCTTGCTGGACTGGAAGACGGCCAATGAAATGCCGTGGGACGTCCTTCTCCTCTTTGGTGGTGGCCTGTCCCTGTCCTCGGCCTTTAACTCTTCCGGTCTGTCCCTGTGGATTGGTGAGATGGCTAAGGGGCTTAGCGTCTTGCCGATCGTCCTGATCGTGGCAGCTGTGGCCACCTTGGTGCTCTTCTTGACGGAGATTACCTCCAATACCGCTACTGCGGCGACCTTCATCCCCATCATGGGTGGTGTCGCCGTGGGTGTGGGTCTTACCGGCGAAGGTGATATCAACGTCTTGCTGCTCACCATCCCGGTTGCCTTGGCCGCAACGTCTGCCTTTATGCTCCCAGTGGCTACCCCGCCGAATGCCATTGCTTACGGTTCGGGCTATGTCAAGATTGGCGAGATGATCAAGGGCGGTGTTGGCCTCAACATCATTGGTATCTTCCTCATCACCCTCACCGTCTTCCTGCTGGCGGTTCCTATCTTCGGACTGACGGTCTAG
- a CDS encoding GTP-binding protein — MATPVTVLSGFLGSGKTTLLNHLLANREGRKLAVIVNDFSEVNIDAALVAGEGHLERGEDRFVELSNGCICCTLREDLIESVGKLARSGRFDQIVIESTGISEPMPVAATFEWEFSDGTTLADAAPIDTMVSLVDASTFLTQLRRGRSLVSESIEATPQDDRTISDLLVDQVEFADLILITKTDLVDAAETERVVATVRAMNPRARVVPVTHGVIEPGLVLDAHLFNAATAASYHGYAEELANPHTPETEEYGISSVVFRADRPFNRERLIAALRASTGLVRSKGYCWIDTDLRVAHAWQQAGPNLQIMPASLWAANGVTPGTELVLIGIDFDHESTLQAFQDALLSDAEASVLV; from the coding sequence ATGGCTACACCTGTTACCGTGCTGTCCGGATTTCTAGGCAGCGGAAAGACCACGCTCCTCAACCACCTGCTCGCAAACCGTGAGGGCCGCAAACTCGCGGTCATCGTCAATGACTTTTCCGAGGTCAACATTGACGCCGCCCTCGTCGCTGGCGAGGGGCACCTCGAGCGCGGTGAGGATCGCTTCGTGGAACTATCGAATGGCTGCATTTGCTGCACCCTGCGCGAAGACCTCATTGAATCTGTGGGCAAGCTAGCTCGCTCCGGCCGCTTCGATCAGATCGTCATCGAATCCACCGGCATTTCCGAGCCCATGCCGGTGGCAGCCACCTTCGAGTGGGAATTTTCCGATGGCACCACGCTTGCCGATGCCGCCCCCATCGACACCATGGTCTCCCTCGTCGATGCCTCAACCTTCCTAACCCAATTGCGTCGTGGTCGCAGCCTCGTCTCCGAAAGCATCGAAGCCACGCCCCAAGACGATCGCACCATTTCCGATCTCTTAGTGGATCAGGTCGAGTTCGCCGACCTTATCCTCATTACCAAGACCGACCTGGTCGATGCCGCTGAGACCGAGCGCGTGGTCGCCACCGTTCGCGCCATGAACCCGCGGGCTCGCGTAGTGCCGGTAACCCACGGTGTCATCGAGCCTGGGCTTGTCCTGGATGCACATTTGTTCAATGCTGCCACCGCCGCGTCCTACCACGGCTATGCCGAAGAGCTGGCTAACCCACACACGCCAGAAACCGAGGAATATGGCATTTCTTCCGTCGTATTCCGTGCCGATCGCCCCTTTAATCGTGAGCGTCTCATCGCCGCCTTGCGGGCCAGTACGGGCCTCGTGCGTTCTAAGGGTTATTGCTGGATCGACACCGACCTGCGCGTAGCCCACGCCTGGCAGCAAGCCGGCCCTAACCTGCAAATCATGCCAGCGTCACTGTGGGCCGCCAACGGCGTAACTCCTGGCACGGAGCTCGTGCTCATTGGTATCGATTTCGACCACGAATCCACCCTGCAGGCTTTCCAGGACGCCCTGCTTTCCGATGCCGAAGCCTCCGTCCTCGTATAA
- a CDS encoding class I SAM-dependent methyltransferase: MTHSSHQDNPLPYAQRRAEDVPGHWLLARLGKRVLRPGGLELTRKLLKHAGLSGADVVELAPGLGRTATELLSFQPASYVGVEKDEDAARITGEIVKDTGRMVHADAADTGLPDAHADVVLGEAMLTMQSPNGKQKIVDEAVRVLRPGGRYAIHELGLQPDDLDDEFKTELRKNLARVIKVNARPLTVVEWTELLENAGLVVEWTDTAPMALLKMRRNLADEGLLGTLRIIKNALRDKEARRRMLAMRKLFNEHSDVLRGVALVARKPS; encoded by the coding sequence ATGACTCACTCCTCCCACCAGGATAATCCACTTCCCTATGCGCAGCGTCGTGCAGAAGATGTACCCGGACACTGGCTGCTCGCGCGGCTGGGCAAACGAGTGCTGCGGCCAGGCGGTTTGGAACTCACCCGCAAGTTGCTCAAGCATGCCGGTCTTAGTGGTGCTGATGTCGTCGAGTTGGCACCGGGCTTGGGGCGCACCGCCACCGAACTATTAAGTTTCCAACCTGCCAGCTATGTCGGTGTGGAAAAAGACGAAGATGCCGCACGCATTACCGGTGAGATCGTCAAAGACACCGGACGCATGGTGCATGCTGATGCCGCGGATACCGGTTTGCCCGATGCTCACGCTGACGTCGTGCTGGGTGAGGCAATGCTAACGATGCAATCGCCGAACGGAAAACAAAAGATCGTCGACGAGGCCGTGCGGGTGTTGCGACCAGGTGGACGCTATGCGATTCATGAGCTCGGCTTGCAACCCGACGATCTTGATGATGAATTCAAAACAGAGCTGCGCAAAAACCTCGCGCGGGTGATTAAGGTCAATGCCCGCCCGCTCACCGTGGTTGAGTGGACCGAGCTTCTCGAAAACGCTGGCTTAGTCGTCGAATGGACAGATACCGCGCCAATGGCGCTGCTAAAGATGCGCCGCAATCTTGCCGACGAAGGACTGCTGGGTACGTTGCGCATCATCAAAAATGCCTTACGCGATAAGGAGGCCAGGCGCCGCATGTTGGCAATGCGCAAGCTTTTCAACGAACACAGCGATGTCTTGCGCGGTGTGGCTTTGGTGGCCCGGAAACCGAGCTAG
- a CDS encoding antibiotic biosynthesis monooxygenase family protein, translated as MSYVNITALSFPEGAGPEIEQRFAQRAKGVDKAEGFESFELLRPVAGEDRYFVVTRWDSQENYQKWADARPAGNHVEDEKRGMSVDVLGFESIQLES; from the coding sequence ATGAGCTACGTTAACATCACTGCCCTTTCCTTCCCTGAAGGTGCTGGCCCGGAAATCGAGCAGCGCTTTGCGCAACGCGCAAAAGGTGTCGACAAGGCCGAAGGCTTTGAAAGCTTTGAGTTGCTGCGCCCCGTCGCCGGTGAGGATCGCTACTTCGTCGTCACCCGGTGGGACAGCCAGGAAAACTACCAAAAGTGGGCTGATGCACGGCCAGCAGGCAACCATGTCGAAGACGAAAAGCGTGGCATGTCCGTCGACGTGCTGGGCTTTGAATCCATTCAGCTCGAAAGCTAA